Proteins encoded in a region of the Zunongwangia endophytica genome:
- a CDS encoding TrkH family potassium uptake protein: MSKFKILKYLRRFSFWLSFFAVVAVIFDLGFSHDKFIKVEIRTFYFIALLLGIPSIAVRYFISNETFHKKVKVFDTIIFSLFTLLALAQIDGIRENITFFEFFNKMGWIYLVLIVYFVRELSRFELKINRKDINPAQLFILSFFILILLGTLCLMLPKATHDGISFLDALFTSTSAVCVTGLIVVDTGSYFTLFGQSILLILIQLGGLGIMTFASYFSYFFRGSTSYENQLMMKNVTDSETIGEVFSALKKIIFITFIFEFIGAVFIYFSLDSKLFDTVGDRVFFSIFHTISGFCNAGFSTLEYSLYQPEYRLNFPLHIILAVLFILGGLGFPIVLNIYKFGKYFIKKNFLRFKRPDQPVNMPWVLNLNSRIVLVTTAVLLVGGMVFFMFFEYNNTLKDYNFFGKLAASFFGSSTPRTAGFNSVDMGALNFSTIMVIMFLMWVGASPGSTGGGIKTSTIAIATLNFLSLAKGKDRVEVYNREIAHNSLRRAFSIMSLSMLFVGLSILMISYFDPEMHLLDVAFECISAYSTVGLSLGITASFSSASKIVLVATMFAGRVSMLTIMAAFLADVKHLNYKYPTEEVLIN, from the coding sequence ATGAGTAAATTTAAGATTTTAAAGTACCTAAGAAGATTTTCTTTTTGGCTAAGCTTTTTTGCGGTAGTTGCGGTAATTTTCGATTTAGGTTTTTCACACGATAAATTTATTAAGGTTGAAATAAGGACGTTTTATTTTATCGCTCTTCTTTTAGGAATTCCCTCGATAGCCGTAAGATATTTTATCTCTAACGAAACATTTCATAAGAAAGTAAAGGTTTTTGATACCATTATTTTCAGTCTTTTTACTTTGCTTGCACTTGCTCAAATTGATGGAATACGAGAAAACATTACGTTCTTTGAATTCTTCAATAAAATGGGCTGGATCTATCTGGTTCTTATCGTTTATTTTGTTCGGGAACTTTCTCGATTCGAATTAAAGATAAACCGGAAAGATATTAACCCTGCGCAATTATTTATATTAAGCTTTTTTATATTAATTTTATTGGGCACCCTTTGTCTAATGCTACCAAAAGCTACGCACGACGGTATTTCTTTTCTGGATGCTTTATTTACATCTACCAGCGCTGTTTGCGTTACAGGTTTAATTGTGGTTGATACCGGAAGCTATTTTACCCTATTTGGACAATCCATTCTCTTAATATTAATCCAGTTAGGCGGATTAGGAATTATGACTTTTGCCAGCTATTTCAGTTACTTTTTTAGAGGAAGTACTTCCTACGAAAATCAATTAATGATGAAAAATGTAACCGATTCTGAAACCATTGGCGAAGTTTTTTCAGCATTAAAAAAGATTATATTTATCACCTTTATATTCGAGTTTATTGGCGCTGTTTTTATTTATTTCAGCCTGGATTCAAAATTATTTGATACCGTTGGGGATCGCGTTTTCTTTTCTATTTTTCATACAATTTCGGGATTCTGTAATGCAGGTTTCTCTACTTTAGAATATAGTTTGTATCAACCAGAATATCGCCTAAATTTTCCATTGCATATTATACTTGCCGTATTGTTTATTTTAGGTGGTTTAGGATTTCCTATTGTTTTGAATATCTACAAATTCGGAAAGTATTTTATAAAGAAGAATTTTCTGCGTTTTAAAAGACCAGACCAGCCGGTAAATATGCCTTGGGTTTTAAATTTAAATTCAAGAATTGTACTGGTTACCACTGCTGTTCTATTGGTGGGCGGAATGGTATTTTTTATGTTTTTTGAATACAACAATACTTTAAAAGATTATAACTTCTTTGGAAAGTTAGCGGCATCATTTTTTGGGTCTTCCACTCCCAGAACAGCCGGTTTTAACTCGGTAGACATGGGAGCGCTTAATTTTTCTACCATCATGGTCATTATGTTTTTAATGTGGGTGGGAGCTTCACCGGGATCTACCGGTGGTGGTATAAAAACAAGCACCATTGCCATCGCGACGCTTAACTTTTTAAGCTTAGCAAAAGGAAAAGATCGTGTAGAAGTTTATAACCGAGAAATTGCACATAACTCTTTGCGCCGAGCTTTTTCTATAATGAGTTTATCGATGCTTTTTGTTGGTCTTTCGATTTTAATGATTTCTTATTTTGATCCAGAAATGCACCTTTTGGATGTTGCTTTCGAATGTATCTCGGCTTATAGTACCGTTGGATTAAGTTTAGGAATTACCGCAAGTTTTTCCAGCGCTTCAAAAATAGTACTGGTAGCAACCATGTTTGCCGGTAGAGTAAGCATGCTAACGATTATGGCAGCATTCCTTGCCGATGTAAAACACTTAAATTATAAATACCCTACAGAGGAAGTTTTAATTAACTAA
- a CDS encoding peroxiredoxin: MSNIRLGDTAPNFDAETTEGKINFYDYLGDSWGILFSHPSDYTPVCTTELGTVANYKAEFDKRNTKPIALSIDDLESHKGWVKDIEETQEVKLNYPIIADEDKNVSSLYGMIHPNEDNKATVRSVFIIDPDKKVKLTLTYPPSTGRNFEEILRVIDSLQLTAYHKVATPANWKHGEEVVISPAVSNADAKDLFPKGFKEVKPYLRLTPQPNLD, encoded by the coding sequence ATGAGCAATATAAGATTAGGTGATACAGCACCAAATTTCGATGCTGAAACTACTGAAGGGAAAATAAACTTTTATGATTATCTAGGAGATAGTTGGGGAATCTTATTTTCTCACCCATCAGATTATACACCGGTGTGTACAACCGAGTTGGGTACTGTAGCGAATTACAAAGCTGAGTTCGATAAGCGAAACACGAAACCAATTGCTTTAAGTATAGATGATTTAGAATCGCATAAAGGTTGGGTTAAAGATATCGAGGAAACTCAGGAAGTTAAGCTGAATTATCCAATCATAGCAGATGAAGATAAGAATGTATCTAGCCTTTATGGGATGATTCATCCTAACGAGGATAATAAAGCTACCGTAAGATCTGTTTTCATTATCGATCCAGACAAAAAAGTAAAGTTAACGCTTACTTACCCACCAAGTACTGGTAGAAATTTTGAAGAAATCTTACGTGTAATCGATTCTTTACAATTAACTGCTTATCATAAAGTAGCCACTCCAGCAAACTGGAAACATGGTGAAGAGGTGGTAATTAGTCCTGCGGTTTCTAATGCAGATGCAAAAGACTTATTCCCAAAAGGATTTAAAGAAGTAAAACCTTATTTAAGATTAACTCCACAACCAAATTTGGATTAA
- a CDS encoding thioredoxin family protein produces the protein MSRTPSNMLELGTKAPAFELPDTVTDKTFDLEALKGPKGTLIMFICNHCPFVKHVNEEITKLGEEYQGKGFGIVAISSNDVENYPQDGPELMKQNAKDEGYTFPYLYDEDQSVAKAYDAACTPDFFLFDENLELAYRGQLDDSRPGNEKPVTGKDLRDAMDAILAGNKVSEDQKPSIGCNIKWKQA, from the coding sequence ATGTCACGCACACCATCAAATATGCTGGAACTTGGAACAAAAGCACCAGCTTTCGAATTACCAGATACCGTTACCGATAAAACTTTCGATTTAGAAGCGCTAAAAGGACCAAAAGGAACTTTAATAATGTTTATCTGTAACCACTGCCCTTTTGTGAAACATGTAAACGAAGAAATCACAAAACTAGGTGAAGAATATCAGGGAAAAGGATTCGGAATTGTAGCAATTTCGAGTAACGATGTGGAAAACTATCCACAGGATGGCCCTGAATTAATGAAGCAAAATGCTAAAGATGAAGGCTATACTTTTCCTTATTTATACGATGAAGATCAAAGCGTAGCCAAAGCTTACGATGCAGCCTGCACACCAGATTTCTTTCTTTTCGATGAAAATTTAGAACTTGCCTATCGCGGTCAGTTAGATGATTCCAGACCTGGAAATGAAAAACCCGTTACAGGCAAAGATTTAAGAGATGCTATGGACGCTATTTTGGCGGGCAATAAGGTTTCTGAAGACCAAAAACCAAGCATCGGCTGCAATATTAAATGGAAACAAGCTTAA
- a CDS encoding M14 family metallopeptidase — protein MSRVITLLLLIFSVVSQAQDFDTLSLDYYLPKDITYNPEIPKPQNIIGFVPGQWHVSHDRLVNYMTKLAEVSPRISLENRGTTYEGRPLLLLTISSEENIKNIDQIRQNHKALVEAGSEDVDIKEMPVVVNQGFSIHGNEPSGTNAALVAAYHLAAAEGEEIQELLKNTIILFDPSFNPDGLQRFAYWANTNRSANINADPQDREYDEVWPGGRTNHYWFDLNRDWLPAQLPESRARIKTFHDWYPNILTDHHEMGSNSSFFFQPGIPSRTHPLTPDLNQELTREIGNYHAEAFDKLGSFYFTEESYDDFYYGKGSTFPDINGSIGILFEQASSRGHAQETDNGLLTFPFTIRNQFTAALSTLEAAKNMRVKLLNYQRDFYKNARNSAGKGEWAFGSSKDANSAYYLAEIMKRHQIDIHPVEEEFTEDGKTYKPGSSYIIPKNQRQHRLVEAMFEKRTSFEDSLFYDISAWTFPLAFNVDYTDSASLANAGDKISALEKPEIPSVEKSDYAYVMEWHDYNAPKALNMILNKGLRAKVAMQEFGTATNKYDYGSIMIPVQNQKLNKQELFDFIKYVAETSNIEIDAVGTGLTSGINLGSRFFLPLENQEIAIIVGEGITPYDAGEIWHLFDQRYDIKVTKLNTRNFGRADLSRYTDIILVNSWRSALDERNTEKLKTWIRNGGTLIAYRNASRFLTTNKLLDLKIKSSDIEAKNVSFEQRRDFYGAQGIGGAIFEAKLDRSHPIAFGYTSDHLALFRNTTTFIEADDQSYNNPIQYTNDPLLSGYISEEKNEEIKNTVPFKKGSLGRGNVIYFTDNTNFRAFWYGTNKLLMNAIFFGDHM, from the coding sequence ATGAGCAGAGTTATTACGCTTTTACTACTAATTTTCTCAGTTGTTTCGCAGGCGCAAGACTTCGATACCTTAAGCCTCGATTACTATTTACCAAAAGACATTACTTATAATCCTGAAATCCCCAAACCTCAGAATATTATCGGTTTTGTACCCGGCCAATGGCATGTAAGCCATGATCGCCTTGTAAATTATATGACTAAACTTGCTGAAGTTTCCCCACGCATCAGCTTAGAAAATCGTGGTACGACTTACGAAGGCAGACCTTTATTATTACTGACAATATCTTCGGAAGAAAACATTAAAAACATAGATCAAATTCGACAAAATCATAAAGCTTTAGTTGAAGCAGGATCAGAAGATGTGGACATCAAAGAAATGCCGGTTGTCGTAAATCAGGGTTTTTCTATTCACGGAAATGAACCTAGTGGAACCAATGCTGCTTTAGTTGCTGCTTATCATTTAGCTGCTGCCGAAGGTGAAGAAATTCAAGAATTGCTAAAAAACACAATCATTCTATTTGATCCTTCTTTTAATCCAGATGGTCTGCAACGTTTTGCATACTGGGCAAACACTAATCGAAGTGCCAATATTAATGCAGATCCACAAGATCGCGAATACGACGAAGTTTGGCCTGGTGGGCGTACTAATCATTACTGGTTTGATCTTAATCGGGACTGGCTGCCAGCACAGTTACCAGAATCTAGAGCGAGAATCAAAACATTTCACGATTGGTATCCTAACATTCTAACCGATCATCACGAGATGGGTTCTAATTCTTCATTTTTCTTTCAGCCGGGAATTCCATCAAGAACACATCCGCTAACGCCAGATCTAAATCAGGAATTAACTCGAGAAATTGGGAATTATCATGCTGAAGCTTTCGATAAATTAGGAAGTTTTTATTTTACTGAAGAAAGCTACGATGATTTTTACTACGGAAAAGGCTCTACATTTCCAGACATCAACGGAAGTATCGGAATCTTATTCGAGCAAGCCAGTTCTCGCGGTCACGCCCAGGAAACCGATAACGGATTATTAACTTTTCCTTTTACCATTAGAAACCAATTTACTGCAGCACTTTCTACTTTAGAAGCTGCTAAAAACATGCGAGTAAAATTGTTGAATTATCAGCGTGATTTTTATAAAAATGCCAGAAATTCTGCCGGCAAAGGAGAATGGGCTTTTGGGAGCAGCAAAGATGCAAATTCAGCTTATTATCTAGCTGAAATTATGAAAAGGCATCAAATTGACATTCACCCTGTAGAAGAAGAATTTACCGAGGACGGAAAAACCTACAAACCGGGTTCTTCTTATATCATTCCGAAAAATCAACGCCAGCATCGTTTGGTAGAAGCCATGTTCGAAAAAAGAACCAGTTTTGAAGATAGCTTATTCTATGATATTTCAGCTTGGACGTTTCCATTAGCTTTTAATGTAGATTATACCGATAGCGCTTCTTTAGCAAATGCAGGAGATAAAATTTCAGCATTAGAAAAACCAGAGATTCCCTCCGTAGAAAAAAGCGATTACGCTTACGTTATGGAATGGCACGATTACAATGCGCCAAAAGCGCTAAATATGATCTTAAACAAAGGATTACGAGCTAAAGTGGCGATGCAGGAATTTGGAACTGCAACTAATAAATATGACTACGGAAGTATTATGATCCCGGTTCAGAATCAAAAGCTAAATAAACAAGAGCTTTTCGACTTTATAAAATATGTTGCTGAAACATCCAATATTGAAATCGATGCAGTCGGTACAGGGTTAACTTCAGGAATTAATTTAGGAAGTCGTTTTTTCCTTCCGTTAGAAAATCAGGAAATTGCGATTATCGTTGGTGAAGGTATAACTCCTTACGATGCAGGAGAAATCTGGCATTTATTCGATCAACGCTATGATATTAAAGTCACAAAATTGAATACCCGTAATTTTGGCCGTGCCGATCTTAGTCGTTACACCGATATTATTTTAGTGAATAGTTGGAGATCTGCACTAGACGAGCGTAATACCGAAAAACTTAAAACCTGGATAAGAAACGGCGGGACTTTAATCGCTTATAGAAATGCTTCTAGATTTTTGACCACTAATAAACTACTTGACTTAAAAATAAAAAGTAGTGATATAGAAGCTAAGAATGTGAGCTTTGAGCAACGTCGTGATTTTTATGGCGCACAGGGAATTGGTGGAGCTATTTTCGAAGCTAAATTGGATCGCTCCCACCCTATAGCTTTTGGATATACCAGCGATCATTTAGCTTTGTTTAGAAATACAACTACTTTTATTGAAGCAGACGATCAAAGCTATAATAATCCAATCCAGTATACCAATGATCCGTTATTGAGTGGATATATAAGTGAAGAAAAGAACGAAGAAATTAAAAACACTGTTCCTTTCAAAAAAGGCAGTCTTGGTAGAGGAAACGTCATCTATTTTACAGATAACACTAACTTTAGAGCTTTTTGGTACGGAACCAACAAATTACTGATGAATGCCATTTTCTTTGGTGATCACATGTAA
- a CDS encoding potassium channel family protein, producing MKYIIIGLGNFGSSLAQKLTALNNEVIGVDLRMDRIEAIKDKITHAINLDGTDSAAVSNLPLRDTDVVVVAIGENKGANVMATALMKKLNVKRLISRAQQGLQEMVLEAMGVDEIIHPEEETAERWAKKLNMRGVIDSFELNEDYGIIEIQVPKQYDDKMLKDIRFREDYNLIILTTMKITEGKNDLGATKKITNIKGVASAETKLYKDDIMVIYGNKKDIRKLLEDQEKNERHQ from the coding sequence ATGAAATATATCATTATTGGATTAGGAAATTTTGGTTCATCCTTAGCTCAAAAGCTAACCGCACTAAATAATGAAGTTATTGGTGTAGATCTACGCATGGATCGTATAGAAGCCATAAAAGATAAAATTACGCATGCCATTAATCTTGACGGAACCGACTCTGCCGCGGTATCTAACTTACCTTTAAGAGATACTGATGTGGTGGTCGTAGCGATTGGGGAAAACAAGGGTGCTAACGTAATGGCGACTGCATTAATGAAGAAGCTGAATGTAAAAAGACTTATTAGCCGGGCACAACAAGGTTTGCAGGAAATGGTTTTGGAAGCGATGGGTGTAGATGAAATTATACATCCTGAAGAAGAAACTGCCGAACGTTGGGCTAAAAAACTGAACATGCGAGGTGTTATCGACAGTTTTGAGCTTAACGAAGATTACGGGATTATCGAAATTCAGGTGCCTAAGCAATACGACGATAAGATGCTAAAAGATATTCGTTTTAGGGAAGATTATAATTTGATAATTCTTACCACAATGAAAATCACCGAAGGTAAAAACGATCTTGGAGCGACGAAAAAAATCACCAATATCAAAGGAGTTGCTTCCGCAGAAACAAAACTCTATAAAGATGATATTATGGTAATCTACGGAAACAAAAAAGACATCAGAAAACTCTTAGAAGATCAAGAGAAAAACGAGAGACATCAATAA
- a CDS encoding PUR family DNA/RNA-binding protein, producing MSDKGLMEKEEIFSKVLRAGRRTYFFDVRATRANDYYLTITESKKFTNDDGSFYYKKHKIYLYKEDFAGFNEILQEMTDFILDEKGEEVISERHQKDFKPAYEGTGAVEAKAAPENFTDVSFDDI from the coding sequence ATGAGCGACAAGGGATTGATGGAGAAAGAAGAAATATTCTCTAAAGTATTAAGAGCAGGGAGAAGAACTTATTTCTTTGATGTTAGAGCGACTCGTGCCAACGATTACTACTTAACTATCACAGAAAGTAAGAAATTCACAAATGATGATGGATCCTTCTATTACAAGAAGCACAAAATCTACCTTTACAAAGAAGATTTTGCAGGATTCAATGAAATTCTTCAGGAAATGACAGATTTTATTCTTGATGAAAAAGGTGAAGAGGTAATTAGTGAGCGTCACCAAAAAGACTTCAAACCAGCTTACGAAGGTACCGGTGCAGTAGAAGCAAAAGCTGCTCCAGAGAATTTTACCGATGTTAGCTTTGATGATATTTAA
- a CDS encoding peptidylprolyl isomerase encodes MDNGIYAKFHTTKGEILVALEYEKAPGTVGNFVGLAEGNLENEAKPQGTPYYDGLKFHRVIPDFMVQGGDPQGTGVGGPGYKFEDEIHPDLVHDAPGKLSMANAGPGTNGSQFFITHVETPWLDGKHTVFGSVVEGQDIVNKIAQGDKIEKLEIIREGEAAKNWNAVESFRKFNGAKAEREAAAKKQQEELLGELAQGFEKTESGLRYKIEKQGDGIKAEKGKTVSVHYKGRLADGTVFDSSYKRNEPIEFPIGVGHVIAGWDEGISMLKVGDQARFVIPSHLGYGERGAGGVIPPNATLIFDVELMDVK; translated from the coding sequence ATGGATAACGGAATATACGCTAAGTTTCATACTACAAAAGGTGAAATTTTAGTTGCATTAGAATACGAAAAGGCTCCAGGAACGGTAGGGAATTTTGTAGGTCTTGCTGAAGGGAATTTAGAAAACGAAGCAAAACCACAAGGAACACCATATTATGATGGATTGAAATTTCACCGTGTAATACCAGATTTTATGGTACAGGGAGGAGATCCACAGGGAACAGGTGTTGGCGGTCCTGGATACAAATTTGAAGATGAAATCCACCCAGATCTTGTGCACGATGCACCGGGGAAATTATCAATGGCTAATGCTGGTCCTGGTACTAATGGGAGTCAGTTTTTTATTACGCATGTAGAAACTCCATGGTTAGACGGTAAACATACTGTTTTTGGTAGCGTTGTAGAAGGACAGGATATCGTAAATAAAATTGCGCAAGGCGATAAGATTGAAAAGCTAGAGATTATTCGCGAAGGAGAAGCGGCTAAAAACTGGAATGCAGTGGAAAGCTTTCGTAAATTTAATGGTGCGAAAGCTGAGCGTGAAGCAGCAGCTAAAAAACAGCAAGAAGAATTGCTTGGTGAATTAGCACAAGGTTTTGAGAAAACGGAAAGTGGATTACGTTATAAAATTGAAAAACAAGGAGACGGTATAAAAGCAGAAAAAGGAAAAACTGTTTCTGTGCATTACAAAGGTCGTTTGGCAGATGGTACTGTTTTCGATTCTTCGTATAAGAGAAATGAGCCTATAGAATTTCCTATTGGTGTAGGTCACGTAATTGCAGGTTGGGACGAAGGTATTTCAATGCTGAAAGTTGGTGACCAGGCAAGATTTGTAATTCCTTCTCATCTTGGTTACGGTGAGCGTGGTGCAGGTGGTGTAATTCCGCCAAATGCAACCTTAATTTTTGATGTTGAATTGATGGATGTAAAATAA
- a CDS encoding tRNA-binding protein, with protein sequence MEISWRDFEKVDMRVGTIIEVIEFPEARKPAYKLKIDFGKHIGFKKTSAQITTNYKPEDLMNKQIIAVVNFPDKQIANFMSECLVMGAVGEHNDITLIEPGLNVENGLRIG encoded by the coding sequence ATGGAAATAAGTTGGAGAGACTTTGAGAAAGTAGATATGAGAGTGGGGACAATTATTGAGGTTATCGAATTCCCAGAGGCTAGAAAACCAGCCTATAAACTGAAAATCGATTTCGGTAAACATATTGGTTTTAAGAAAACCTCTGCCCAAATTACCACCAATTACAAACCAGAAGATTTAATGAACAAACAGATCATTGCGGTAGTTAATTTTCCTGATAAGCAAATTGCAAATTTTATGAGCGAATGTTTGGTTATGGGCGCCGTTGGCGAACATAATGATATCACGTTAATAGAACCTGGTTTAAATGTAGAAAATGGATTAAGAATTGGCTAA
- a CDS encoding amidohydrolase, giving the protein MHKFFTILILAIGLFACNSKQKVDLIVTNAKVYTVDEGFSMAEAFAVKDGKFEAIGTTSEITSKYEARETVDAEGKAVYPGFIDAHAHFYRLGLQQQMVNLVGTKRFEDVVARIVEFQQKNGKDFITGGGWDQNDWENKEFPTKDTLDRLFPDTPIAISRIDGHALLVNQAALDKAGITTETPFEGGDIEQKNGELTGIIVDNPMQLIFDAQPKPGLEDMSKALMTAQKMCFEYGLTTVVDAGIDRPVIELMDSLQQHDNFKMRIYAMISNTEANLDFFLDKEPYKSDRLNVRSVKFYGDGALGSRGAALKEEYSDRHDHFGALLSPVEDFKDVAARVAKSKYQLNTHAIGDSANYVVLKTYDSLLKNDSDRRWRVEHAQIIDDEDFKYFSKNIIPSVQPTHATSDMYWAEDRLGSARLQEGAYAYKKLLNQSGIVALGTDFPVEQVSPFLTFYAAVTRKDTKNYPEGGFMMEEALSREETLKGMTIWAAYANFEENEKGSIEKGKFADFIILDKDIMEVEATEIPNLKVKGTYVGGEKVY; this is encoded by the coding sequence TAGCAATTGGTCTCTTTGCCTGTAATTCTAAACAGAAAGTAGATTTGATTGTAACTAATGCCAAAGTATATACTGTTGATGAGGGTTTTTCTATGGCTGAAGCATTTGCAGTGAAAGATGGCAAATTTGAAGCAATTGGAACTACTTCAGAAATTACTTCAAAATACGAGGCTCGGGAAACTGTAGATGCTGAAGGAAAAGCAGTATATCCAGGTTTTATAGATGCACATGCACATTTTTATCGATTGGGGCTTCAGCAGCAAATGGTCAATCTTGTTGGTACTAAAAGATTTGAAGATGTCGTAGCGAGAATCGTCGAATTTCAGCAAAAAAATGGAAAAGATTTTATTACCGGTGGCGGTTGGGATCAAAACGATTGGGAGAATAAAGAATTCCCAACCAAGGATACTTTAGATCGATTATTCCCCGATACCCCTATTGCTATAAGCCGAATTGACGGACATGCGCTTTTAGTGAATCAGGCTGCCTTAGACAAAGCAGGAATTACTACAGAAACTCCTTTTGAAGGAGGCGATATCGAACAGAAGAATGGTGAATTAACCGGGATAATAGTGGACAACCCTATGCAGTTAATTTTTGATGCTCAACCAAAACCTGGTTTAGAAGACATGTCGAAGGCACTTATGACTGCACAAAAAATGTGTTTCGAGTATGGTTTAACTACGGTAGTGGACGCTGGGATCGATCGTCCTGTAATCGAATTAATGGATAGCCTGCAGCAACACGATAATTTCAAGATGAGAATCTACGCGATGATTAGCAATACCGAGGCGAATCTCGACTTTTTTCTAGATAAAGAGCCTTATAAATCTGATCGCCTGAATGTGCGTTCGGTTAAATTTTATGGAGATGGAGCACTAGGATCTCGAGGTGCAGCTTTAAAGGAAGAATATAGTGATCGTCACGATCATTTTGGAGCCTTGCTTTCTCCTGTCGAGGATTTCAAAGATGTAGCTGCCAGAGTAGCAAAATCAAAATATCAATTAAACACGCATGCGATTGGTGATTCTGCAAATTACGTGGTATTAAAAACCTATGATTCTTTACTGAAGAATGATTCCGATCGCAGATGGCGTGTAGAACATGCACAAATAATTGATGACGAAGATTTTAAATATTTCAGTAAAAATATAATTCCTTCAGTACAACCAACTCATGCCACCAGTGATATGTATTGGGCAGAAGATCGATTGGGATCAGCACGATTACAAGAAGGCGCTTATGCGTATAAAAAGTTGTTAAACCAGTCTGGAATAGTAGCGTTGGGGACAGATTTTCCGGTAGAGCAGGTGAGTCCGTTTTTGACTTTTTATGCTGCGGTTACCAGAAAAGATACCAAGAATTATCCCGAGGGCGGTTTTATGATGGAAGAAGCGCTTAGTCGCGAAGAAACCTTAAAAGGGATGACCATCTGGGCAGCGTATGCGAATTTTGAAGAAAATGAAAAAGGAAGTATTGAAAAAGGAAAGTTTGCTGATTTTATCATACTTGACAAAGATATTATGGAAGTCGAAGCAACTGAGATCCCGAACCTAAAAGTGAAGGGAACTTATGTAGGCGGAGAAAAAGTATATTAA